DNA from Polyangiaceae bacterium:
GGCAACATGCTGGCCAAGCGTGACACGCACTTCTTGGTCAGCGCGCAGGCCGTGTTCTTGCCCATTCCCAAGAAGGGCAAAGCCGAGTTCAACCCAGTGCTCTTCAACTACCAGTCGGCCCCCGGCTCACCGGCAGTGCTGGCAATCCTCGTCACTCGCCAGGGCACGAGCATGACGGTCGTCGAGAACCGTCCCGAAGAGAGTGTCGTGAATGGAGTGGGTCAAGAGTTGTACTTCAACAACGAAGGGCAGCGTGCTGCCTTCACCGCGGAGCGCAAGAGTGACGTCAAGCGCCGCATCGCCGCCCAAGGCGGCCCCAAGAGCGGCGACGACAAGAGTGCCCTCGCGCGAGGAGCCGACGCCTTGTTCCTGATTCAGGTCCCCCTGAAGCACAAGAACCGCGGCTTCCTTGGCGGCTTGGGCGGAGCCGTCGACGCGGACATGGAGATGGCGGCTGGCTCCGCCGCCCCTGCCCCGGCCATGAAATCCGCCGAGAGTCGCCCGCGAAGCGACGTGGAGCAGGCAGTGCTGGGCCATGGCAAGAACCGCGGTCCCTTCGAAGAAGGCGCAGGACTGGAGCTGGTCCGAGATGACCGCTTCCCCATTCGCATCACGGTTCAGTTCTACAAGGCGACGAGCAATGGCGTCGTCGACGACAAGGATCTGGACGGCATCGCTCGTAGTATCGGCGGCGTGTACGAGCATGCTGACTTCGTGGGCTCCCTGGTGATTCCGGCGGGTGATCCACGACGCCCCACGGAGTGGCAGAAGATCCCGGGCGAGTGGTTCCCGTGGTGAAGCGCGTCAGCATCCGGTGCTGACGATAGGCTGAAACGGCATTGCATCGCGCCGCAGAAGGCGGCGCCAAGGGGACGGGCTTTCGCTGCTCTAGACGGGCGCCCAGCCCTCGGCCTATAGGGATAGGGCCCCTGGCGCTTGTTCCGCGATGTCTGGCACGACCCTGCTAATCGTCATCACCGCCGTACTCGTTTTGGCGGGCGCCTTCGAGCTTTTGGCGCACCGGCGCAAGCTCCGCAGGATTCGCATTCGCGTGCACGTCAACGGCACGCGAGGCAAGTCGAGCGTCACGCGCCTGATCGCGTCCGCGCTGCGGGAATCGGGCCTGGTCACCTGTGCCAAGACCACCGGAACCCTGGCGCGGTTCATCTTGCCCGACGGGCGCGAGCTGCCCATCTTTCGTCCCTCTGGTGCCAATATCATCGAGCAGAAGCGGATCGTCGCGGCGGCCGCTGCGCAGGGTGCCGAGGCCTTGGTGCTGGAATGCATGGCCCTCGCTCCGGAGCTGATCGCCCTGTGCGAACTCGAATTGGTCCGCGCGACCCACGGCGTCATCACCAACGCACGCCCAGATCATCTGGACGTGATGGGCCCTGGAGAAGCCGACGTGGCCCGTGCCCTCTGCGGCATGGTCCCCGTCAAGGGCAAGATGTTCACCGCGGAGCAAAAGCAAATCGCGGTGATCGAATCGGCAGCCCGTGACCGAGGTTCTGCCTTGGTCGCCATCGACGACGACGCCATTGCCGCGGTCACCCCAGAAGAACTCGAGGGCTTCAGCTACACCGAGCACCCCGACAACGTGGCGTTGGCTCTCGCCGTGTGCGACGACTTGGGTATCGCACGCGACGTTGCCTTGCGCGGAATGCACAAGACGCCCCCGGATCCCGGCGCACTCACCTCCTTCGAGCTCGCCTTCTTTGGTCGACAAATCGTGTTCGTCAACGGCTTCGCAGCCAACGACCCGGTCAGCACCCAGCAGTTGTGGAACCTGGCGATTTCCCGCCATGGCGAACTGAAGGCCCGTATCGCCGTTTTCAACTGCCGAGCCGACCGCCCGGACCGATCGCTGCAACTGGGCGCGGACGTCGCGAGTTGGCAACCGGCGGACAAGATCGTGCTGATGGGCACCGGGACCTACCTGTTCGCGCGGGCCGCCATTCGCGCTGGAGTCGACGCGGGCAGCTTCGTTTTCGCTGAAGATGTGGACGTGGAAGAGCTTTTCGAGCAGATCGTGTCCTTGGTGGATTCCTCGGCATTGGTGATGGGCATGGGCAACATCGGCGGCGACGGCTTGCCGCTCACGCGATACTTCCGCAACCGATCGGTCCCCACCTCATGATCGAGCTACTTCCCCTTTCCGTGGGCATTGGTCTGGCCGTGAGTTTGCTCTTCACGGAGATGTTCGGCATCGCCGCTGGCGGCATGATCGTGCCCGGCTACCTGGCGCTCTCCCTGAGTCGCCCGATGGACGTGCTCCTGACCGTGCTGGCCGGTTTCGCCACCTTCGCCGTCGTGCACACGCTGTCGTCCTTCGTGATCGTCTATGGCCGGCGTCGCACCGTGTTGATGATCCTGATCGGCTACCTGGTGGGCATGGCGCTGCGCTGGGGCACCGGCAGCCTAGGTGCTCACGGCGTGGAAATCGAAGTCATCGGCTTCATCATTCCCGGGCTCATCGCCATCTGGCTCGACCGGCAGGGCATCGTGGAAACCTTGGCTGCGCTGGTCACCGCCTCGGTGGTGGTTCGCCTGATCCTCGTCGTCGTCGTAGGTGCGGAGGTCTCGGGATGAAGCGCGTCTACTGGCGCCCACCGGGAGTGTCGCGCTCCGCGTTGGCCATGATTGCCCTGGCGGCGATCGCTGCTTTGGTCGTGGTGGAGCGCTTTCCCGTCGTGCGCAAACAGGCCTACTACGCCGAAAAGATGCGAGCGGCACGGCTCTCCTACGACGCCATGCGCGCCGTCAAGGCCGAACGCGTCAAGCGCGGCCTGGTGATGGATGCGGAGTCCGACCCGCACCAGACGGGGCTGATCGGCTTTCCGATCACGCCCATCACTTCCAACACTGGCTACATCAGCGCCAAACGCGCCAGCACCAATCCCAACTTCGCGGCAGTCATCCTGCACTACCTGAAACGGGCAGGCGTGGAACACGGTGATCGGGTCGCCGTCGGCGTCTCGGGTTCCTTCCCGGCCTTGTCCATTTCCGCCTACGCCGCGCTGCAAGTCTTGGAGGCGCAGCCGCTCGTAGTCGCCAGCGTCTCGGGCTCCGAGTGGGGTGCCAACGACCCTGCCTACACTTGGCTCGACATGGAGCGCACGCTCTACGACGAGAAGCTCTTTTCCCACCGCAGCCTGGCTGCGTCTCGCGGCGGTATCGACGATCGCGGCATGGGCATGAGCAAGGACGGACGCGCCCTGATCGATGCTGCCATCGCGCGCAACAACGTCGAGCGCATCGACAGCACGTCCTTGGTCGATGCGATCGAGCGGCGCATGGCCATCTACGACGCTCGCGCCGGTGACAAGCCCATCAAAGCCTACATCAACGTCGGTGGTGGCTCGGCGTCGGTCGGCACCCACGTGGGCAAGAAGCAGTTTCGTCCGGGTCTGAATCTGGAGCCGCCGCGCGGCGAGGGCATCGTCGATTCGGTCATGCTGCGCTTTGCCGAACGGGGCATCCCAGTGGTGCACGTCAGCAACATCGCCGAAATCGCCAAGAGCAACGGCCTGAAGGCAGACTCCGACGCCAACCCGCGCATCGGCGAGGGCTCGGTGTTCATCAAGGCCGAGCCCAATCGCATTCTCGCCGGCATCGGCGTGGGTCTCATCCTGATGGTGATGCTGGCGTTCATTCGCCTGGACGTGGGGCTGCGCATCCTGCGCACGCGCAAGAAGGAAGGCGTCAAGCAGCCGCAGCAGATGGTGTGAGCTGCTGGTTTTGGTCTCGACGCGCGGCGCCGCGGCTTGGCGCCTCCCGCACTGGGCAGCGCGGTCGCCGGCCGCGGCTCACCGCCATGCCTCGCCGTATCAAGCCTGGGCGCGCGTCATGCCCGCGCGCTGCGACCCCGACTTTTCCGGCAAGGAGCGGTGCAAGATTGCAGGAGGCGCCACGCCATGCGTGCGGAAGGCGGACAGCACGCGTCGGGTCACGTCGGTCTCGAACGCTTTCTCGTACTTGGTGTCCAGCACGTAGGCCTTGCCGATCATCTGCAGGGCCACGTACTCGTTCTGGATGACCTGCTTCATCACGACGACCACGGGCTTCTCCAGAAAGACGTAGCGACTGGTCAGGATGCCCTCGGTGATGAGGCGCTCGGCCAAGTCGATGTCTTGATCCATGCCCACGTAAAAGACGATGGGCACCATCATGTCCAACGCGCCGTAGTTGCCGCAGCTGGTCACGTCCGTCAGGATCTTGTTGTTCGGAATGGTCACGGTGTTGTCGTCCAGGGTCTGCATGCGAACCGACCGCAGCCCAATGGCGACGATGTCGCCGTACTCCCCGGCGTACTGAACGCGGTCCCCGACCTGAAAGGGTCGATCGAACATGATGGTCACGCCCGCGATCATGGCCGCGACCAGGTCTCGCATCGCAAACCCGACAGCGACGGCAAAAGTGCCACCGATCAACGTCAGCACCGTCTGATTGAGCTGAAACGAGAGTCCAATCACCACGAAGCCCGTGGCGAAGTAGACGAAGAACCGGGTGAAGCTCTCGATCTTGCTGAACAGCAGCCGACGATGGGCGAATCGGTTGCTCAAGCGGGTGACGATGCCCGACAAGAACCGCAGCGCCACCGCGGCAGCGATGATGACCAAGGTGGAGACTGCGACTCCACTCCAACGGACGAAGCTGACGATCTGCGAGACGTCGGGCGGCTCCTGCGCCGAGGCAACTGCGGGAGCGAGAGAGCTGAGAGCGAAGGTCGCGAGGGCAGCTCGGCGTGAGGTCGTGCGAGGCATGGGTCTCAGGTTCCTCCGGATAGCAGGTGTCTTCGTTGCAGCACGCGGGTAATGGCACGGAGCCAGGTCCAAGCCACGCGGTAGCGACCCTCGGTCTGCTCCAGGTAGCCACGGAAGGATGCGTAGCGCAGCGTGTCGTGCACTTGCCGCGACGGGAGCATGGTGGCGACGACGATGTCGTCGGGGAGGGCCAGCTCCAGCTGCACCACCGCCCGAAGCACGAACAGAGACGCGTCGGGGAGGCTCTCGATATCCGCCGTGTTGGGAGCGTTGAACAGCTGCACCCGCACGTCGCCGTCATGGTCCACGCGCAAGGATTCACGCCAAAAGTGCACGGCAATCGCCGGATTGCCAGCCGCGTAGTCCCACAGCAGGCGATAGTAGCTGACTTCAGTCCGCGCCAGTTGCTCCCGGCGCAAGTCCTCGTCGTCCTCTTCTTCCCCCACCAGGTCGTCGAACAGCGGTGTGATCCCCGCGCGCTCGCTGCGCAGCTTCAGCAAGGCCGCGATGTTCTCTTCTCGCCAAGGGACGACGTGAATGACTTCGTCGAACACGGGTCGCGTTCCCCGCGCGCGCTCCACGTACTGCCAAATGACGGCGCCAAGGCAAAACACCCAGGTCGTGCGATCACTGGAGTCCCGCGCCAGGGCCACGATGCGATCGAAGTCGTCCAGGCCCCCGATGGTGGGGCGCACCAAGCGATGCGCGTCGTCAATCAACAGCGCACTGTCCTCGCCACGCTGCGCGAGGGCGTCCCGCAGTGCGTCCTCGGATGCGTCCGCATCCAAACCCAGGGCGCGGCGCAGCTCGCGAGCCAAGGGCGCAGCCCCCCCCACGGGACAACCCACGCGCACGCTACTCGGCTTGTCGCGCAGGATGCGGTCGAGCAACATGCTCTTGCCCAGGCCGCGCTCGCCAACGACGGCGAAGACGCCGCCGCCAGGCGCGTCGATGGCGGCGGCAATGGACGCGATCTCGGCATCGCCCACGCCGGGAACAGGCGTATCCATCCCTTCCTGGGGACCCAGGGAGGCGTAGAGCGCCTCGGGAAGTGGGTCGGTCTGACGTTTGCCGTGCTCGCGGGCCTGCTTGGCCACTTCTCGGCGGAACAAGTAGGCGAGCACGCGGCGGGTCATCTCGAAAGTGCTGACGTAGGTTCGCGCCGTCCGCGCAACCCCTTGGCCGATCAGGTACACGCCGCCAGCTGCCGCCGCCGGGAAGCGTTTCCAGCCAGCCCTCTGTCCCAGCACCCACTGGACGAAAACGCTCTTTTTCCTTGCAGCGCCCAGGCGTTCAAACACGACGGGCTGCCACCAACGAATGATCACGAGCGCGATGGGAATGGCCAGGAACCAAAACGTCGAGAGCACCCAGGAGTAGATGGTGCCTTGCCCCACCAGATGCGTGGTCAGCGACAGGAACAGCCCCACAGTGACGATCACGCGCCCGACGAGGCGCAGCGACTGGTAGCGCAACTGGTCGGTACTGCGCCGTCCACCCCGCCCATCGCCCTCGGCAAAGCCCACGTCGATGACGTGAACGATGATGTTTCCGCCCAGAGTCCAGCCCAGCACGATCCACAGCATCTGCACGGCGTACAAGCCGCTCACTGCTGGCCCCGCCAAGGCCACCGTGCCCCAGACGAAGGCAAGCCAGGCCGCCGGTCCGTGCGCGCGCTCCAACAGGCTCACGGCCCGCTCCGCATAGATCACGACCCGTCGGCTGCGGTTTTCCTGGCGCAGGGATTCCGTGCGCTCACGCAGCGCGGCGATGAGCGAGGGCGCACGACGCCGCCACCAGAGGAACACTGCCAAAAGCGCGAGAAGCTTGAGGACCGAGAGCGTGGCAACGACTTCCCCCGTGCGGTCCCCTTCTCTGTGCCGCAGACCGCGAATCCAATTCCAGGATGCCTGCGCTTGAAAGCGGGTGACCAAGGAGACTTGCCGCAGCTCGGCGCGAGCTTGATCGATACCCGAGGTATTGAAGCCGGTAAGGGCCGCACGCTTGTCGTCCGTCAGATGCGGGTAGAGCGCGAGCCGATCCCGATTGAGGGACTCCACCTGCTCGAGCAATGAGCTGGCCCGAGCCCAACGCATCTTGCTCTCGCGGATCTGCAGTTTCTGCTCTTGTGTCTCGAGCTCGCGCCGCAGAGCATCGATCGCGGTTCGGTCCACCGTCGCGCCCGCCGTGTCCAGGCGATCCGGGCCCGCCCGGGGCAGTTCCGAACTCGTCAAGCTGTCGAGCGCGCCCGCCAGCTCGTCGCGCGCGCTGCGCAGACTCTTGCGCAGCTCCTCGTAGAGCGTGTCCGCTTCTTCCGCAGTCGTCTTGCCAGCGATTCGCTCGCTGACGACACCACTCACTCGCCGGCGCCAAGCCAGAGCCTCTTCTGCGCGCTTGGCGGTCCGCTCCTCGGACTTGCCGAGGCTCGCTTCGAAACGTGCTTGCGCCTCTTTCACCCCGAGCAGGCGCGCTTGTTCCTCGGCCAACAGCCGTGCGGCCTCACTTCGTGCACGCTTGGCTTCCTCCAAAGCCTTCTGTTTTGCGATGGCCGCTGCCTCAGCCCGCTGCTGCGCCTGGTCGACCGTAGCGCCCTGCTTCGCCACCTCGCCACGACGTCGTTGGTGCTCTTCCAGGATCTTCTTCCGCTCAGGAGCGGAGAGGGACAGGAACACCAGCCGCGCGGCGTCCAGTTCGATGCGCGCGTCATAGAGCGTCTGAGCACGAGCATCGAGCCTGGGCTCAGGGGCTGGGGCCTGGGCATCCGGGGTGTCACCCTTGCGCGGCTTGGGTGCTGCCGGAGTGCGACCCTTGATCGTGCGTGCGTCTGCAGCGGCGTCGGTCCCCGCGTCCGCCGAACTCAGGCGCTCGTGTGTCAGCGCGCGCAGTCGTGCGACCTCCACAGCGACCGCACGGGCGTTCCCCAAGGGAGTGTCGAACAAGCTCTGCGGCTCCACACTCGGATCCAGCGAGCCTGCCAACAGAGCGCGCACTTGCCGAGCGCGCTGCCGCAGCGTGGCAACCTCTGGGTCGACACTGGCGGCGGCGTCGGCACCTGCATCACTGATGCCAGCGTCCAGCGCACCGCCATCCCGCCCATGAGCCATGGTCGTGAGCGCGGCAACGGCAAGGAGCACCCCACAAGCGAGCTCGAGACGACGGCGCCTCGGTCCTTCGCGACGGTCACGGGAGCAAGTCAAGACGCCTAGCGGTTTACGGCAAGGAAGCAGCCAGACGCAACCGCCCGTCGGTTCCATCCCGGGTTTCGTGCGGAAACCTGCGGCGCGCGCGGGACTGCGTGGCGAACACGCCCGCGAAGCGGGTTCGATCCCACGAAAACGTGGCGCCGCGGCCGCGCTCCACGGACAAGGTGGCACTAGCCGGCGCCCGGACTGCATGATAGCAACCGCGCAATGCTGGGCAGCGCCTCCATCCTGGATTGGGGAGTGTTCCTGGGCGTCGTGCTCGGCACCATCCTACTGGACGTGGCGGTGTTCGGTCGCAAGACCCACCGTGTCTCGTTTCGCGAAGCCAGCATCCGCAGCGTGGTCTGGATCACGGTCTCGCTGCTCTTCGCGGGGTGGATCTACCACCGACTCGGCGCGGAGAAGTCGGTCAGCTACGTCGTGGCGTATCTGGTCGAGAAGTCGCTCTCCGTCGACAACCTCTTCGTCTTCCTCGTCATCTTCACCTACTTCCGCGTGAAGGAAGAGCACCAGCACCGCATCTTGTTCTGGGGCGTGTTCGGCGCGGTGGTCATGCGCGCCCTGTTCATCTTGGCCGGCACGGCACTACTGCAACGCTTCCACTTCACGATGTACCTGTTTGGGGCGTTCCTGGTCTTCACTGGGCTCAAGCTCGCCTTCAAGAAGGACGATTCCGTCGACCCGGAAAGCAGCTTGGCATTGCGGATTGCGCGCAAGTACCTGCGCACCACCGAGAAACTCGAGGGAGACCGCTTCTTCGTGATTCGGGACGGAGCACGCTTCGCGACGCCGCTGTTCCTGGTGCTCATCGTCGTGGAGTTCACCGACGTGGTCTTCGCCGTCGACAGTGTTCCAGCGGTGTTGGCCATCTCCGATGATCTGTTCGTGGTCTACACCTCGAACATCTTTGCGATCATGGGGCTGCGCGCCCTGTATTTCATGCTCAGCGGCATGATGAGCCGCTTCCACTACCTCGACATCGGCCTCTCGGTGATCTTGGTATTCATTGGCGTGAAGATGCTCGGGGCCAACTGGTTCAAGGTTCCCAATTTCGTCAGTTTGGGGGTCATCGCCGGTGTGCTCACCTTGGCTGTCGTCGTCTCCTTGCTCAAGCCCGCGAAGCACGACGAAGCGCCAAACAGCGCGTCTTGAGGCCCCATGGAATTGACCGGTAAACGCCGCGCCGGCATTTTGGCGCACCTCACTTCCCTTCCCGGGCCCCACGGCCACGGTGACCTGGGCCCCAGCGCCTTCGCCTTCGCGGACTTCCTGCACGCGGCGGGGCAGACCGTGTGGCAAATGCTCCCGGTCAGCCCGCCCGGCTTCGGGGGCTCGCCCTACGATAGCCCCAGCACCATCGCGGGCAGCGCCTGGCTCGTCAGTCTCGACGTATTGAAGCGCGATGGATTGCTCACAGCTCGAGAGCTTGCGACCCCCAAAGCCCTGGCAGGGCGCGAGCGGCTCCTGGCCAGCCAAGCATTTCGTGAGGAGCGACTACGCAGAGCGCACGCCCGCTACCTGACGCGCCGCACGAAGGCCGAACAGCGTCGCTTCGATCAGTTCGTCCAAGCCCAAGACGCCTGGCTTCGGGATCACAGTCTCTTCGCCGCGCTCAAGCTCGCCCACGGCGGCGCGCCATGGACCGAGTGGGATGCAGCCCTGAGAACTCGCAACCCGGCGGCCTTGCGCCGCGCCCAGGCCGCGCACGACAGCGAGGTGGCCTACCGTCACTGGGTGCAGTTCGAGTTCGATGCGCAGTGGCGAAATCTGGCTGAGTACTGCCGCGAGCGTGGCATCCTGCTGTTGGGGGACGTGCCCATGTTCGTGGCCCACGACGGAGCGGACACCTGGGCACACCAAGCCCTGTTCCGACTCGATCGCCAAGGCCGACGCAAGGTGCTCGCCGGCGTGCCGCCAGACGCCTTCAGTGACGAGGGCCAGCTTTGGGGAAACCCGGTCTACGACTGGCCCGCCATGCAACGGGACGGTTTCGAGTGGTGGGTCACGCGATTCAGTCGCGGACTTCAACTGTTCGATGCTCTGCGCTTGGATCACTTCATTGGATTTCGGCGCTGCTACGAGGTGGCCGCGGACGCGAAAGACGCGCGCGTGGGCCAGTTTCGCCGCGTGCCGGGCGAGGCCTTGTTCGACCGTTTGCGAGAGCGCCTCGGGGGCTTGCCGTTCTTGGCTGAGGATCTCGGCATCGTCACGGACGAAGTCGTACGCCTGCGCCGGCACTTGGAGTTGCCAGGCATGCGCGTGCTGCAGTTCGCGTTCGGCGATCCGGCGGGTAGCGACTATCTGCCCCACCGCTTCGAAACCCAGACCGCCGTCTACACCGGCACGCACGACAACGACACGACCCGGGGGTGGTATCGCACCCTGGCGCGGACCGACGAAGGCAAGCAGGAAAAGCGCCGCGTGGACGCATACGTGGGTCCGAGCCCGGAACCCATCGAGCAGAAGCTGATGCGCGCGGCGTATGCCTCGGTCGCCGCCCTGGCCATCGTGCCGCTGCAGGACGTCCTGGGCCTCGGCAACAGCGCACGGATGAACGTGCCCGGCACCTCGAAGGGCAACTGGCAGTGGCGCTGCGAGCGACGCGATCTTTCCCCCGCCCGAGCCGCCCGCCTGAAGTCCCTCGCCCGCACCTACGAACGCGTCTAGCGCAAGCGCTCAGTCTTTGGCGTCTTCGCCGTCGGTGACGAGCTCCAGACGGGGGCTGGTCGTCTTCGTCGCTGTGCTGGGCTTCTGACGAGGGCGAAGGGGAATTGCCTCGGTCTCGGGTGGCGCGCCGCGCACCAAGAGCGGAACGGGCTCGTGGCTGGCACGGTCCGCGGGCGGAATGGACGCGGGCGCGCCCGCCCATTCCGAAAGCGCCTCGCTCAGCTCTCGGGCGCTCGCCGGGCGTCGCGCCGGATTCTTGGAGAGGCAGTTGAGCACCAGCTGATCGAGCTCCTTGGGCAGCGCTCGGTCCGAAGCGCGCATGGGCATCGGAGGGCGCGAGATCACCTGAGTCATCACCTCTGCTGGCGTACTTCCTCGAAAGGGCGGCTTGCCCGTCATCAATTCGTAGAGCAACGCCCCCACTGCGTAGATGTCCGCCCGATGGTCGACTGGGCGCAGACGGATCTGCTCGGGAGCCATGTAGCTGGGCGTGCCGAACACCCGAGCGTCGTCCTGGGTGTCTTCGAAGAGCAGTCGCTTGGCGATGCCGAAATCCAGCACCTTGATGATGGGGCGGTCGGGCTCCGGATGAACGACCATCACGTTGGCCGGTTTCAGATCGCGATGCACGATCTTCTCCGAGTGAGCCGCCTCCAGCGCACTGAGTACTTGGAGTGCCAGTTCACAAGCGTATGCAGGGCCCACTGCCCCGCGCGCATCGATCACTTGCCTGAGGGTCTCGCCTTCGCACAGCTCCATCACCATGAAGGGCACGCTGCCGTGACGCCCCAAGTCGAACACCCTCACCACATTGGGGTGATGAATGGAGCTGGCGGAACGCGCTTCGTGAACGAAGCGCTCCACTACGCCGTCGTCGGCGGCCAGAGGTTCGTGGAGCATCTTGAGAGCGACCGCCCCAAAGAGCTGGCTCTCCGCGGCATACACCTTGGCTGCAGCGCCTTGACCAATCAGGCGCAGAAGTCGATACCTGCCTCCAATGGGAGCCGAGTCCACCGCCTGGGATGGTAGCGCACGTTCGTCCGATTTCTCGTGCTAAGAGTCGGGGGGACGAAAGGGCAGTCTGCATGGCATTTCGCGCGGCATTCATCAGCGGAGCTTCGAGCGGCCTGGGCCACGCCATCGCCCGAGCGCTGGCAGCCCAGGGCACGCGCGTCGTGCTCGCAGCGCGGCGCCGGGAACAGCTGGAGCAGTTGCGCGACGACATCGTTGGGGCGGGCGGCGGCGCAGACGTCTGCGTTCTGGACGTCGCGAACGCAACCGCGGTCACGGCAGCAGTGCAGGAATGGGACGAGCGCAGCGGCGGCTTCGACCTCGTGATTGCCAATGCGGGGGTCGGCGGCACCGGCCCCGCACACGAGCTGCGCTGGTCCACGGTCGAGAAGATGCTGCGGGTGAACGTCGATGGCGCCTTGGCCACGCTGGTGGCGGCGATCCCGGGAATGACGTCACGCGGCGTCGGAACCTTGGCAGCGGTGACGAGTCTCGCCGGCCTGCGTGGGCTCCCGGCCAGCGCGACCTACTCGGCCAGCAAGGCGGCGGTCAGCACGTTCCTGGAATCCATCCGCGCCGATCTGCACGGCCACGGGCTGCGAGTGTGCGACATTCAACCTGGCTTCGTCGACACACCTCTGACGCAGCAGAACCGATTCCACATGCCCTTCATGATCAGTGCGGACGATGCCGCCGCGGCTGTCGTGCAGGGACTGTCCCGTGGTTCGGCCATCATCTCTTTCCCGTGGCAGCTGTCGATGGCGATGCGTATCGCGGAAAACATGCCGAATCCGCTGTGGAACGCCCTGGCGCGACGAAGCTCGTTTTCGGGGTAGGATGGGCGCCGCGGGACCCTCTCTTCGATGAATCTCCTCCGGGGTTGGCTCGTCTCATTGCTGATGCGGCCGCTTGTGTGCGCAGGCGCCGTGGTCCTGCTCAGTACGCCGCGTACCTGGGCGCAGCCCGCGCCCCCAGCGCCAGCGCCCCCGCCCGCTGGCGACACTCCGCCATTGGCGCCCGATACGTGGGGAGCCGGTGCCCCGACGGAGCCCCCCGTGTCCCCGCCGAACTCACCCGCCGAGCCCAGTCTACCGAGTCCCGAAGACGTGGGCCTGCGCAGACCAGTAGGACCGAAGGAACAACCGACGCGCCTTGGGGAAACCGGGTTGCGCTACGTGCTCGAGGGAGTGGAA
Protein-coding regions in this window:
- the malQ gene encoding 4-alpha-glucanotransferase, whose protein sequence is MELTGKRRAGILAHLTSLPGPHGHGDLGPSAFAFADFLHAAGQTVWQMLPVSPPGFGGSPYDSPSTIAGSAWLVSLDVLKRDGLLTARELATPKALAGRERLLASQAFREERLRRAHARYLTRRTKAEQRRFDQFVQAQDAWLRDHSLFAALKLAHGGAPWTEWDAALRTRNPAALRRAQAAHDSEVAYRHWVQFEFDAQWRNLAEYCRERGILLLGDVPMFVAHDGADTWAHQALFRLDRQGRRKVLAGVPPDAFSDEGQLWGNPVYDWPAMQRDGFEWWVTRFSRGLQLFDALRLDHFIGFRRCYEVAADAKDARVGQFRRVPGEALFDRLRERLGGLPFLAEDLGIVTDEVVRLRRHLELPGMRVLQFAFGDPAGSDYLPHRFETQTAVYTGTHDNDTTRGWYRTLARTDEGKQEKRRVDAYVGPSPEPIEQKLMRAAYASVAALAIVPLQDVLGLGNSARMNVPGTSKGNWQWRCERRDLSPARAARLKSLARTYERV
- a CDS encoding serine/threonine-protein kinase, which gives rise to MDSAPIGGRYRLLRLIGQGAAAKVYAAESQLFGAVALKMLHEPLAADDGVVERFVHEARSASSIHHPNVVRVFDLGRHGSVPFMVMELCEGETLRQVIDARGAVGPAYACELALQVLSALEAAHSEKIVHRDLKPANVMVVHPEPDRPIIKVLDFGIAKRLLFEDTQDDARVFGTPSYMAPEQIRLRPVDHRADIYAVGALLYELMTGKPPFRGSTPAEVMTQVISRPPMPMRASDRALPKELDQLVLNCLSKNPARRPASARELSEALSEWAGAPASIPPADRASHEPVPLLVRGAPPETEAIPLRPRQKPSTATKTTSPRLELVTDGEDAKD
- a CDS encoding SDR family NAD(P)-dependent oxidoreductase, with protein sequence MAFRAAFISGASSGLGHAIARALAAQGTRVVLAARRREQLEQLRDDIVGAGGGADVCVLDVANATAVTAAVQEWDERSGGFDLVIANAGVGGTGPAHELRWSTVEKMLRVNVDGALATLVAAIPGMTSRGVGTLAAVTSLAGLRGLPASATYSASKAAVSTFLESIRADLHGHGLRVCDIQPGFVDTPLTQQNRFHMPFMISADDAAAAVVQGLSRGSAIISFPWQLSMAMRIAENMPNPLWNALARRSSFSG